One genomic region from Prunus persica cultivar Lovell chromosome G3, Prunus_persica_NCBIv2, whole genome shotgun sequence encodes:
- the LOC18782386 gene encoding 3-hydroxyisobutyryl-CoA hydrolase-like protein 5, with translation MAQEVVNSDEVVLGEEIEHVRLITLNRPRHLNVISSKVVSLLAEYLEKWEKDDKAELVIIKGSGRAFSAGGDLKMFYDGRNSKDSCLEVAYRMYWLGYHIHTYKKTQVALVHGISMGGGASLMVPMKFSVVTEKTVFATPEASIGFHTDCGFSYILSHLPGHLGEFFALTGARLNGKELVAAGLATHFVPLEKLSDLEKRLISLNSGDENAVKAAIEEFAVEVQPDEESVLNKQSIIDECFSKDTVAEIIKSFEVEATKEGNGWISPVLKGLKRSSPTGLRITLRSIREGRKQTLPESLKKEFRLTINILRAIISEDVYEGIRALTIDKDNAPKWNPPSLDNAGDEKIDQVFQPFEEDWELQIPEKEEHRWDGKYENSPYASLKVTD, from the exons ATGGCACAAGAAGTTGTAAATTCAGATGAG GTTGTTCTTGGAGAAGAAATAGAGCATGTGAGGTTGATCACCTTGAACAGGCCTCGTCATTTGAATGTCATCTCATCAAAAGTG GTTTCTTTGCTAGCAGAATACTTGGAAAAGTGGGAAAAAGATGATAAAGCTGAGCTTGTAATTATCAAG GGATCGGGTCGAGCTTTTTCAGCCGGTGGGGACTTGAAGATGTTCTATGATGGCAGGAACTCAA AGGATTCCTGCCTTGAAGTGGCTTACAGAATGTATTGGCTTGGCTATCACATTCATACTTACAAGAAAACCCAG GTGGCTCTGGTCCATGGAATTTCAATGGGCGGAGGCGCATCTTTAATGGTCCCAATGAAATTCTCGGTAGTCACAGAAAAAACT GTATTTGCAACTCCGGAAGCTAGTATTGGCTTTCATACTGATTGTGGTTTCTCATATATACTATCCCATCTTCCTGGGCATCTCG GGGAGTTCTTTGCCTTAACAGGAGCAAGACTGAATGGTAAGGAATTGGTTGCAGCTGGATTGGCAACCCATTTTGTCCCTCTTGAG AAATTATCTGATCTAGAGAAGCGTTTGATAAGCTTAAACTCTGGAGATGAGAATGCAGTCAAAGCTGCGATTGAAGAATTTGCGGTGGAAGTCCAGCCTGATGAAGAAAGTGTTTTAAACAA GCAGTCAATAATTGATGAGTGCTTCTCCAAAGATACAGTGGCTGAGATTATAAAATCATTT GAAGTAGAGGCAACCAAAGAAGGAAATGGATGGATAAGTCCAGTTCTGAAGGGCTTAAAAAGATCATCCCCTACAGGATTGAGAATAACACTAAGATCG ATTCGTGAAGGAAGGAAGCAAACATTGCCTGAAAGTCTGAAGAAGGAATTTAGACTCACAATCAATATACTAAGAGCCATAATATCTGAGGATGTATATGAG GGAATTAGAGCTCTCACTATTGACAAGGATAATGCCCCTAAG TGGAACCCACCATCTCTTGACAATGCGGGTGATGAGAAGATAGACCAAGTGTTTCAGCCGTTTGAAGAAGATTGGGAGCTCCAGATTCCTGAAAAGGAAGAACACAG GTGGGATGGCAAATATGAGAATTCACCTTATGCATCTTTGAAGGTGACTGACTAA